From Emcibacter nanhaiensis, one genomic window encodes:
- a CDS encoding xanthine dehydrogenase family protein molybdopterin-binding subunit: MNQITRRSILKGAAAGSLVLTVQMGGFNMARAMSGREQPLAPNLFVVIEPDGTVLITAHRSEMGQGSKTGLPQIVADELGADWAKVKVIQADGDARLGDQNTDGSRSVRWFYVKMREMGAMARLMLQRAAAREWGVEASAVKVDMHKLTYGNKEMGFGEAAVLAAEDPVPAVEELTFKSPAEFTYIGKPVKIVDLGDMVTGRAMYGQDMKIDGMLYALVARPPVQGGKVKSFDASAARQVKGVIDVIEMPAVSVPTMFNPVGGVAVLANSTWAAMKGREALDIEWDAGADHPDSVDLHKQLLETAKMPGVYTGRAEGDVDKALGEADRVIEASYQMPYYAHVPMEPPAALASVTAEGAEIWACVQDPQSVQDVVAATLGYMTTNDKGQPMPDRSRVTAHVTLLGGAFGRKSKPDFCAEAAYLSQKTGKPVKVVWTREDDIRHDYFHAISAQHFKGGLDKDGKVTAWDHNTVFPSILSIFNPAADQPSPFEMGQGQVDLPYNFPNTRMTCGKARTNLRIGWLRSVINIPHGFGIGSFLDELAHAAGQDPKEFLLEYLSPDHLVPVDDFPAKFNYGESGKDYPFETARLKNVLNLAADGIGWGRKVPEGHGLGIACHYSFLTHVAVAMEVAVKDGGLSIPKVDIAVDCGRYVNPDRVKAQMEGAVIFGLSHALYSEVTTTGGAVDQSNFHDYLLTRMDMAPDVTVHLVDSDDKPRGVGEPGVPPVTAALCNAIFAATGKRIRKLPLGDQLES, from the coding sequence ATGAACCAGATTACACGACGTTCCATTCTCAAGGGGGCTGCCGCCGGCAGCCTGGTGCTGACGGTCCAGATGGGCGGCTTTAACATGGCCCGGGCCATGTCCGGCCGGGAACAGCCGCTCGCCCCCAACCTGTTTGTGGTCATTGAACCGGACGGCACCGTCTTGATCACTGCCCATCGCTCGGAAATGGGCCAGGGCAGCAAGACCGGCCTGCCGCAGATTGTCGCCGACGAACTGGGCGCTGACTGGGCCAAAGTGAAAGTGATTCAGGCCGACGGCGACGCGCGGCTTGGCGACCAGAATACCGATGGTTCCCGCTCCGTGCGCTGGTTTTATGTCAAAATGCGGGAAATGGGCGCCATGGCCCGCCTGATGCTGCAGCGGGCCGCGGCCCGGGAATGGGGCGTGGAGGCCAGCGCCGTCAAGGTGGACATGCACAAGCTGACTTATGGCAATAAAGAAATGGGCTTTGGCGAGGCCGCGGTGCTGGCGGCGGAAGATCCGGTGCCGGCGGTTGAGGAACTGACCTTCAAGTCGCCTGCGGAATTCACCTATATCGGCAAGCCGGTCAAGATCGTCGACCTTGGCGACATGGTGACCGGCAGGGCCATGTACGGCCAGGATATGAAGATCGACGGCATGCTCTATGCCCTGGTTGCCCGCCCGCCGGTGCAGGGTGGCAAGGTCAAGTCGTTTGACGCCTCTGCGGCGCGCCAGGTCAAGGGCGTGATCGACGTGATCGAAATGCCGGCCGTGTCGGTGCCGACCATGTTCAACCCGGTCGGCGGCGTCGCCGTGCTGGCCAACAGCACCTGGGCCGCCATGAAGGGGCGCGAGGCGCTGGACATTGAGTGGGATGCTGGCGCCGACCATCCTGACAGTGTCGATTTGCACAAGCAACTGCTGGAAACGGCGAAAATGCCGGGTGTCTATACCGGCCGGGCCGAAGGTGATGTGGACAAGGCGCTGGGGGAGGCAGACCGGGTGATCGAAGCCAGTTACCAGATGCCTTACTATGCCCATGTGCCGATGGAGCCGCCGGCGGCGCTCGCCAGTGTCACGGCGGAAGGCGCCGAAATCTGGGCCTGTGTTCAGGACCCGCAGTCGGTGCAGGATGTGGTGGCCGCCACCCTCGGCTATATGACCACCAATGACAAGGGGCAGCCAATGCCGGACCGCTCCAGGGTCACGGCGCATGTGACCCTGCTGGGCGGCGCTTTCGGACGTAAATCCAAGCCGGATTTCTGCGCCGAGGCGGCTTATCTGTCGCAAAAGACCGGCAAACCGGTCAAGGTGGTGTGGACCCGCGAGGATGACATTCGCCATGATTATTTCCATGCCATCAGCGCCCAGCACTTCAAAGGCGGGCTGGACAAGGACGGCAAGGTTACGGCCTGGGACCATAACACGGTGTTCCCCAGCATCCTGTCCATTTTCAATCCGGCAGCCGATCAGCCGAGCCCGTTTGAAATGGGGCAGGGGCAGGTAGACCTGCCCTATAATTTCCCCAACACGCGCATGACCTGCGGCAAGGCCAGGACCAACCTGCGCATCGGCTGGCTGCGTTCGGTCATCAATATCCCGCACGGTTTTGGTATTGGTTCCTTCCTTGACGAACTGGCTCATGCAGCCGGGCAGGACCCGAAGGAGTTCCTGCTGGAGTATCTATCCCCGGACCATCTGGTGCCGGTGGATGACTTCCCGGCCAAATTCAATTACGGCGAAAGCGGCAAGGATTATCCGTTCGAGACCGCCCGGCTGAAGAATGTGCTGAACCTGGCCGCCGACGGTATCGGCTGGGGCCGTAAGGTCCCCGAGGGGCACGGCCTCGGCATTGCCTGTCACTACAGCTTCCTGACCCATGTGGCCGTGGCCATGGAAGTGGCGGTCAAGGACGGGGGGCTCAGCATCCCGAAAGTGGATATCGCCGTCGACTGCGGTCGTTATGTCAACCCGGACCGGGTCAAGGCCCAGATGGAAGGGGCGGTGATCTTCGGCCTGTCCCATGCGCTCTATTCGGAAGTGACCACCACTGGCGGCGCCGTGGACCAGAGCAACTTCCATGATTACCTGCTGACCCGCATGGACATGGCGCCGGACGTCACCGTGCATCTGGTGGACAGCGACGACAAGCCGCGCGGGGTGGGTGAGCCCGGTGTGCCGCCGGTCACCGCCGCGCTGTGCAACGCCATCTTCGCCGCCACCGGCAAGCGTATTCGCAAGCTGCCGCTCGGCGATCAGCTGGAAAGCTAA
- the hisI gene encoding phosphoribosyl-AMP cyclohydrolase — MTYPLSANTIEKALAAISFNDDGLVPAIAQQHDTGEVLMMAWMNREAVIETLNNGRVCYFSRSREKLWHKGESSGQVQTLKNFRIDCDGDTLLLLVDQEGVACHTGRRTCFYTEVTDEGLKEIAEVEKSPEELYGSSD; from the coding sequence ATGACTTATCCCCTGTCCGCAAACACCATCGAAAAGGCCCTGGCGGCCATCAGCTTCAACGACGACGGCCTGGTGCCGGCCATCGCCCAGCAGCATGACACCGGCGAGGTATTGATGATGGCCTGGATGAACCGGGAAGCGGTGATCGAGACCCTGAACAACGGCCGGGTCTGTTATTTTTCCCGCTCGCGGGAGAAGCTGTGGCACAAGGGCGAAAGCTCCGGCCAGGTGCAGACCCTGAAGAATTTCCGCATCGACTGCGACGGCGATACGCTGTTGCTGCTGGTCGACCAGGAAGGCGTCGCCTGCCACACCGGGCGGCGGACCTGTTTCTATACCGAAGTCACCGACGAAGGGCTCAAAGAAATCGCCGAGGTGGAAAAATCGCCGGAGGAGCTCTACGGCTCCTCCGACTGA
- a CDS encoding Fur family transcriptional regulator — MTQAAHKHDHDKCIEQALQTAREICDQRETRFTPLRRSVLELVWRGHKPVTAYELLDMLSQQGKKRVAPPTVYRALDFLIEEGLVHRLESLNAFIGCPDPSHKHQGHFLICRNCRTVKEVNDKGLHNKIAKVAEDNGYTCEHSMLEIMGLCDSCR, encoded by the coding sequence ATGACACAAGCAGCTCATAAGCACGATCACGACAAATGTATCGAACAGGCCCTGCAGACGGCGCGGGAAATCTGTGACCAGCGGGAAACCCGTTTCACACCGCTGCGCCGGAGTGTGCTGGAACTGGTGTGGCGCGGGCACAAGCCGGTGACCGCGTACGAGCTGTTGGACATGCTGAGCCAGCAAGGCAAGAAACGGGTGGCGCCGCCGACCGTCTATCGGGCGCTGGATTTCCTGATCGAGGAGGGGCTGGTGCACCGGCTCGAATCCCTCAATGCCTTCATCGGCTGTCCGGATCCCTCTCACAAACACCAGGGCCACTTCCTGATCTGCCGCAACTGCCGCACGGTCAAGGAAGTCAACGACAAGGGTTTGCACAATAAAATCGCCAAAGTGGCCGAGGACAACGGCTATACCTGCGAGCACAGCATGCTTGAAATCATGGGGCTCTGTGACAGCTGCCGCTGA
- the znuC gene encoding zinc ABC transporter ATP-binding protein ZnuC: MSTLLDLKNITKSFGGRTVLQDVDLSVDAREIVTLIGPNGAGKSTLMKIALGLTAPDSGEVGRKKGLVIGYMPQKLAIDDTLPLQVEDFLKLRPGVTGEAVDEVLETVRLSRFCKSPVQRLSGGEMQRLLMARALLGNPDLLVLDEPVQGIDIAGQEEIYRLIKQTRDDRGCSVLMISHDLHLVMSATDRVICLNHHICCQGAPESVRDNPDYHALFAGSAENISMYTHHHDHHHDSRGNIVPGPHDEACDHD, translated from the coding sequence ATGAGCACTCTTCTTGACCTGAAAAATATCACCAAAAGCTTCGGCGGCCGGACCGTGCTGCAGGATGTGGACCTGAGCGTGGATGCACGGGAAATCGTCACCCTGATCGGGCCAAACGGCGCCGGTAAAAGCACCTTGATGAAAATCGCCCTTGGCCTGACGGCGCCGGACAGCGGCGAGGTGGGGCGCAAAAAGGGGCTGGTGATCGGCTATATGCCGCAGAAACTTGCCATTGATGACACCCTGCCGCTGCAGGTGGAGGATTTCCTCAAGCTGCGTCCCGGCGTGACAGGCGAAGCTGTCGACGAGGTGCTGGAGACCGTCCGGCTCAGCCGGTTCTGCAAAAGCCCGGTGCAACGGCTGTCCGGCGGCGAGATGCAGCGTCTGTTGATGGCCCGGGCCTTGCTCGGCAACCCCGATCTCCTGGTGCTGGACGAGCCGGTGCAGGGTATCGATATTGCCGGGCAGGAGGAGATTTACCGCCTGATCAAGCAGACCCGGGACGACCGCGGCTGCAGCGTACTGATGATCTCCCATGACCTGCATCTGGTGATGTCGGCCACCGACCGGGTGATCTGCCTCAATCACCATATCTGCTGCCAGGGCGCGCCGGAATCCGTGCGCGACAATCCGGACTATCATGCCCTGTTTGCCGGCAGTGCCGAAAATATCTCCATGTATACCCACCATCATGACCACCATCATGACAGCCGGGGCAATATCGTGCCCGGCCCCCATGACGAGGCGTGCGATCATGACTGA
- a CDS encoding metal ABC transporter permease, with protein MTDNIIYNFLSAIDDFILYALAAGILVAIAAGPLGCFLVWRRMAYFGDTVAHSALMGVALGFALGTTNPIVMILVCAAVALFLLLLQRDRSLSSDALLGILAHSALSIGLIMIALQESVRQNMMFFLIGDILAIDTVDLYQLSAMCLAVLVIMALIWKNLLSATVHEDLARVEGVPVTRTKIIYMLMIATLVALALKVTGVLLVTALMIIPAAGARNIARSPGVMVGLAVLIGVLSVISGVFVSSTWDVPTGPAIVLSATVAFVVTRIACLQRA; from the coding sequence ATGACTGACAATATTATCTACAATTTTCTGAGTGCGATTGACGATTTTATCCTTTATGCCCTGGCGGCGGGAATATTGGTGGCGATTGCCGCCGGGCCGCTGGGCTGTTTCCTGGTGTGGCGGCGCATGGCCTATTTCGGCGATACCGTGGCCCATTCCGCCCTGATGGGGGTGGCGCTCGGCTTTGCCCTTGGCACCACCAATCCAATTGTCATGATCCTGGTTTGCGCGGCGGTGGCCCTGTTTCTGCTGTTGCTGCAACGTGACCGCAGCCTGTCGTCGGATGCCCTGCTCGGCATTCTCGCCCACAGCGCGCTGTCCATCGGCCTGATCATGATCGCGCTGCAGGAAAGCGTGCGCCAGAACATGATGTTTTTCCTGATCGGCGATATCCTGGCCATTGATACCGTCGACCTGTATCAGCTGTCGGCCATGTGCCTGGCGGTGCTGGTGATCATGGCCCTGATCTGGAAAAACCTGCTGTCGGCCACGGTGCATGAGGACCTGGCGCGGGTTGAAGGCGTGCCGGTGACCCGCACCAAGATCATCTATATGCTGATGATCGCCACCCTGGTGGCGCTGGCGCTGAAAGTGACCGGAGTGTTGCTGGTCACCGCCCTGATGATCATCCCCGCCGCCGGGGCGCGCAATATCGCCCGCAGTCCGGGGGTGATGGTCGGACTGGCGGTGCTGATTGGCGTGCTGTCGGTAATCAGCGGCGTATTTGTCTCGTCAACCTGGGATGTGCCCACCGGGCCGGCCATTGTGCTGTCGGCCACGGTGGCGTTTGTGGTGACCCGGATCGCCTGCCTGCAGCGGGCCTGA
- a CDS encoding cystathionine beta-lyase has product MKKETRLVEAGRKKQWTGGVVNPPVYHASTVVFDTVADMREAVRNRARSHMYYGRRGTPTHFALQDAMCELEGGVGCALYPSGLAAVTGAMLSFLESGDHLLMVDGAYEPTRTLCDGYLKNMGVETTYYDPLIGSGISELIRDNTRMVFVESPCSLTMEVQDVPAIAKAAHDKGAIVLMDNTWGTPFNFKPFEHGVDVSIQAATKYIVGHSDAMLGTATANEKCWDQLREMSLQLGYCAAPDDVYLGLRGLRTMGLRLEQHEENALKVADWLASRPEVDHVRHPALESCPGHEFFKRDFLGSCGLFSFVMTDNYKESQLTPMLDNMELFKMGFSWGGYESLILPAHGLDKNRTAVKWQAKGPLVRLHIGLENADDLIEDLEKGFARIDN; this is encoded by the coding sequence ATGAAGAAAGAAACCAGACTGGTTGAAGCCGGACGCAAAAAACAATGGACCGGCGGCGTCGTCAACCCGCCTGTCTACCATGCCTCCACTGTTGTTTTCGACACTGTCGCCGACATGCGCGAGGCGGTGCGCAACCGCGCCAGGAGCCACATGTATTACGGCCGGCGCGGCACGCCGACCCATTTTGCCCTGCAGGATGCGATGTGCGAACTGGAAGGCGGTGTGGGATGCGCGCTGTACCCCAGCGGCCTGGCGGCGGTGACCGGCGCCATGCTGTCGTTCCTTGAAAGCGGCGATCATCTGCTGATGGTCGACGGCGCCTACGAGCCGACCCGCACCCTGTGCGACGGTTATCTGAAAAATATGGGCGTGGAGACCACCTATTACGACCCGCTGATCGGGTCCGGGATCAGTGAACTGATCCGAGACAATACCAGGATGGTGTTTGTGGAAAGCCCCTGCTCCCTGACCATGGAAGTGCAGGACGTCCCGGCCATCGCCAAAGCCGCCCATGACAAGGGCGCGATCGTGCTGATGGACAATACCTGGGGCACCCCATTCAACTTCAAGCCGTTCGAACACGGCGTGGATGTTTCGATCCAGGCGGCAACCAAGTATATCGTCGGCCATTCCGACGCCATGCTCGGCACCGCGACCGCCAATGAAAAATGCTGGGACCAGCTTCGGGAAATGAGCCTGCAGCTCGGCTATTGCGCGGCGCCGGATGATGTCTATCTCGGCCTGCGGGGGCTCAGGACCATGGGCCTGCGCCTGGAACAGCATGAGGAAAATGCCCTCAAAGTCGCCGACTGGTTAGCGAGCCGGCCGGAAGTGGACCATGTCCGTCACCCGGCGCTGGAAAGCTGCCCGGGCCATGAATTCTTCAAGCGCGACTTCCTCGGCAGTTGCGGCCTGTTTTCCTTCGTTATGACCGACAACTATAAGGAAAGCCAGCTCACGCCCATGCTCGACAATATGGAACTGTTCAAGATGGGCTTCTCCTGGGGCGGCTATGAAAGCCTGATCCTGCCGGCGCATGGTCTCGATAAAAACCGTACCGCCGTCAAATGGCAGGCCAAGGGCCCGCTGGTGCGGCTGCATATCGGCCTTGAGAATGCCGACGACCTGATCGAAGACCTGGAAAAGGGTTTTGCCCGGATCGACAACTAG
- the sseA gene encoding 3-mercaptopyruvate sulfurtransferase, which translates to MIDEKNALVSTDWLLQHLEAPDVRVVDASWHLPWAERDGKAEYEESHIPGAVFFDQEEICDTDSHLPHMLPSPEKMSSRMRKLGLGDGMRIVVYDNSDIRSAARVWFMLKAFGHRDVAVLDGGFQKWRAEGKPTEDIPPVPGPRHFTARFNATLVRELDQMMENLNSKREQVVDARSAARFNAESEEPRPGMKSGHIPGSLNLPYERLFNENGTYKSPEEMEQVFADAGVDLSQPIVTTCGSGGTAAVLCLALSMIGNHQYALYDGSWSEWGSHPDTPVHPA; encoded by the coding sequence ATGATTGACGAGAAAAACGCCCTGGTAAGTACAGACTGGCTGCTGCAACATCTCGAAGCCCCGGATGTGCGGGTAGTGGACGCCTCCTGGCATTTGCCCTGGGCGGAGCGTGACGGCAAGGCCGAGTATGAAGAATCCCATATCCCCGGCGCCGTCTTTTTCGATCAGGAAGAAATCTGCGATACCGACAGTCACCTCCCGCACATGCTGCCGAGCCCGGAAAAAATGTCGAGCCGGATGCGCAAGCTCGGCCTTGGCGACGGCATGCGGATCGTGGTTTATGACAACAGCGACATCCGTTCTGCCGCCCGGGTCTGGTTCATGCTCAAGGCCTTCGGCCACCGCGATGTGGCGGTACTGGACGGCGGCTTCCAGAAGTGGCGGGCCGAAGGCAAGCCGACCGAAGACATTCCCCCGGTGCCGGGGCCGAGACATTTCACCGCCCGCTTCAACGCCACTCTGGTGCGCGAACTGGACCAGATGATGGAAAATCTCAACAGCAAACGGGAACAGGTCGTGGACGCCCGCAGCGCCGCCCGCTTCAATGCGGAATCCGAAGAACCACGGCCCGGCATGAAATCCGGTCATATCCCCGGCAGCCTCAACCTGCCCTACGAACGGCTGTTCAATGAGAACGGCACCTATAAATCGCCTGAGGAAATGGAGCAGGTCTTCGCGGATGCCGGCGTCGACCTCAGCCAGCCCATCGTCACCACCTGTGGCTCTGGCGGCACAGCGGCGGTCTTGTGCCTGGCTCTGTCCATGATCGGCAACCACCAATATGCGCTCTATGACGGATCCTGGAGCGAATGGGGATCCCACCCGGATACGCCGGTTCACCCGGCCTGA
- a CDS encoding cysteine synthase A — MDIRDGFVGVIGNTPLIKLKKASEETGCTILGKAEFMNPGGSIKDRAALYIVRDAEKKGLLKPGGTIVEGTAGNTGIGLALVGNALGYKTVIVMPETQSQEKKDMLRLCGCDLRLVPAVPYRDPNNYVKYSGRLAEEIAATSPNGAVWANQFDNTANRDAHYYGTGPEIWNQTDGTIDAFTCAVGSGGTLGGVSMALKERNKDVKIVLADPMGAALFNYYKHGELKAEGSSITEGIGQGRITANLEGIEVDDAYQIPDAEALEVIFDLLKHEGLCLGSSSGINVASAIRLAKEMGPGHTIATVLCDNGARYQSKIFNPEFLKEKGLPCPDWL; from the coding sequence ATGGATATCCGAGACGGTTTCGTCGGGGTTATTGGCAATACCCCTCTCATCAAACTGAAGAAAGCCTCTGAAGAAACCGGCTGCACCATTCTGGGCAAGGCCGAATTTATGAATCCCGGTGGCTCGATCAAGGATCGGGCGGCGCTCTATATTGTACGGGATGCGGAAAAGAAGGGCCTTCTGAAGCCGGGCGGCACAATCGTCGAAGGGACCGCCGGCAATACCGGCATTGGACTTGCCCTGGTCGGCAACGCCTTGGGTTATAAGACCGTCATTGTCATGCCGGAAACCCAGTCCCAGGAAAAAAAGGACATGCTGCGACTGTGCGGCTGTGACCTCAGGCTGGTGCCCGCCGTGCCTTACCGGGACCCCAACAACTATGTGAAATACTCCGGGCGACTGGCTGAGGAAATCGCCGCCACCTCGCCCAACGGCGCCGTCTGGGCCAACCAGTTTGACAATACCGCCAACCGGGACGCCCACTATTATGGCACCGGACCGGAAATCTGGAACCAGACCGACGGCACCATAGACGCCTTTACCTGTGCGGTGGGCAGCGGCGGCACCCTGGGCGGCGTTTCCATGGCACTCAAGGAACGCAACAAGGATGTCAAGATCGTCCTTGCCGATCCCATGGGCGCAGCACTGTTCAATTATTACAAGCACGGCGAGTTGAAAGCGGAAGGCTCGTCCATCACCGAAGGCATCGGCCAGGGGCGGATCACCGCCAACCTGGAAGGTATCGAGGTGGATGACGCCTACCAGATTCCCGATGCGGAGGCCCTGGAAGTGATCTTCGACCTGCTGAAGCATGAGGGGCTGTGCCTGGGCTCCTCCAGCGGCATCAATGTGGCATCCGCCATCCGGCTTGCAAAGGAGATGGGCCCCGGCCATACTATCGCAACCGTACTCTGCGATAACGGCGCCCGCTATCAGAGCAAAATATTCAACCCGGAATTCCTGAAGGAAAAGGGACTGCCCTGCCCCGACTGGCTGTAA
- the queF gene encoding preQ(1) synthase produces the protein MSKEVYQGLSQLGGSSQLPENPDEAVLEKVKNPRPESAYFVRFTCPEFTSLCPVTGQPDFAHLVIDYVPGELLVESKSLKLYLHSFRNHAGFHEDCTVGIAERLVDELKPVWLRIGGYWYPRGGIPIDVFFQTGEPPEGVWIPDQGVPPYRGRG, from the coding sequence ATGTCAAAAGAAGTCTATCAGGGTCTCTCCCAACTGGGCGGCAGTTCACAACTTCCCGAGAATCCCGACGAGGCCGTTCTGGAAAAGGTGAAAAATCCCCGGCCGGAATCCGCCTATTTCGTGCGCTTTACCTGTCCCGAGTTTACCTCGCTATGCCCGGTCACGGGACAGCCGGATTTTGCCCACCTGGTGATCGACTATGTGCCGGGCGAACTTCTGGTCGAGAGTAAATCACTCAAGCTCTACCTCCATTCCTTCCGCAATCATGCCGGCTTCCACGAGGACTGTACCGTCGGTATTGCGGAACGGCTGGTCGACGAACTGAAGCCGGTGTGGCTGAGAATCGGCGGCTATTGGTATCCGCGCGGCGGCATCCCGATTGACGTGTTTTTCCAGACCGGTGAGCCGCCCGAAGGCGTCTGGATTCCGGACCAGGGCGTCCCGCCCTATCGCGGAAGGGGTTAA
- a CDS encoding MarR family winged helix-turn-helix transcriptional regulator, translating into MNPSTEEKALIAEALETCACLGLRKTSRAVTRRFDTILDPSSLRSTQVVILLELAHNGTMTLSQLADAMFMEKSSMSRMVKTLADRGYISIEYSGGKRYASYTLEPEGLEAIRNVVPYWMKAQQEFIDALGENDWKDIREALLAAAKTMAGKS; encoded by the coding sequence ATGAATCCGAGTACCGAAGAAAAGGCCTTGATCGCGGAGGCCTTAGAAACTTGTGCCTGCCTGGGACTGCGTAAAACCTCGCGCGCAGTAACGAGACGCTTTGATACAATTCTTGATCCGAGTTCGCTCCGATCGACGCAGGTCGTGATCCTGCTGGAACTTGCCCACAACGGCACAATGACGCTGAGCCAGTTGGCGGATGCCATGTTTATGGAAAAGTCGTCCATGTCGAGGATGGTCAAAACCCTGGCGGACCGGGGATATATTTCCATCGAATATTCCGGGGGCAAGAGATATGCCTCCTATACCCTCGAACCGGAAGGGCTTGAGGCGATCCGCAATGTGGTGCCTTACTGGATGAAAGCACAGCAGGAATTCATTGACGCCCTTGGCGAGAATGACTGGAAGGATATCCGCGAGGCTCTGCTTGCCGCCGCCAAGACCATGGCGGGCAAATCCTGA
- the queE gene encoding 7-carboxy-7-deazaguanine synthase: MTYTVKELFYTLQGEGAQAGRAAVFCRFAGCNLWSGREEDRAAAECTFCDTDFVGTGGPGGGKFASAEKLALAARALWDNEADDSGIPYIVCTGGEPLLQLDAPLIQAFHAKGFEVAVETNGTLPAPADLDWICVSPKRLDKLEQTSGHELKLVYPQKDISPEDVAHLDFEYFFLQPMDGIGADAETTRLANTQKVVEYCRRHPKWRVSLQTHKILDIP, translated from the coding sequence ATGACCTATACCGTCAAGGAACTGTTTTACACGCTGCAGGGTGAAGGCGCCCAGGCCGGGCGGGCCGCCGTCTTCTGCCGCTTTGCCGGCTGCAACCTGTGGAGCGGGCGCGAGGAAGACCGGGCAGCGGCGGAATGCACCTTCTGCGATACTGACTTTGTCGGCACCGGCGGTCCCGGCGGCGGAAAATTCGCCTCAGCGGAAAAACTGGCGCTGGCCGCCCGGGCGCTATGGGACAATGAGGCTGACGATAGCGGCATCCCCTACATCGTCTGTACCGGCGGCGAGCCGTTGCTGCAACTTGATGCTCCCCTGATACAAGCCTTTCATGCCAAAGGTTTTGAGGTGGCGGTGGAAACCAACGGCACCCTGCCCGCCCCTGCGGACCTGGACTGGATTTGTGTCAGCCCGAAAAGGCTCGACAAGCTGGAGCAAACCAGCGGCCACGAGTTAAAACTGGTCTATCCGCAGAAGGACATTTCCCCTGAAGACGTGGCTCATCTGGACTTTGAATATTTTTTCCTGCAGCCGATGGACGGGATCGGGGCGGACGCCGAGACCACGCGCCTGGCCAATACACAAAAAGTGGTGGAATACTGTCGGCGTCACCCGAAATGGCGCGTCAGTCTGCAGACTCATAAAATACTTGATATTCCCTAG
- the queC gene encoding 7-cyano-7-deazaguanine synthase QueC, with product MSESTAEPKKAVVLLSGGLDSSTCVAIAQKEGYEVYGLSFSYGQRHTIELDAAKRVAQAMGIRKHVIANIDLAAFGGSALTDDIPVPKDRSHEDMGADVPVTYVPARNTIFLSFALGWAEVLGADDIFIGVNAMDYSGYPDCRPEFIKAYEVMANLATRAGTQDARHLTIHTPLIDMTKGEIVKTGLALGVDYSQTISCYDPDEQGRACGHCDACQLRLKGFAEAGTTDPVAYQD from the coding sequence ATGTCCGAGTCAACTGCGGAACCGAAAAAAGCTGTTGTCCTGCTCAGTGGCGGGCTGGATTCGTCCACCTGTGTCGCCATTGCCCAGAAGGAAGGCTATGAAGTCTATGGCCTCAGCTTCAGCTACGGCCAGCGCCATACCATTGAACTGGACGCCGCCAAACGGGTGGCGCAAGCGATGGGCATCAGGAAACATGTGATTGCCAATATCGACCTGGCGGCTTTCGGCGGCTCCGCCCTGACCGATGATATTCCGGTGCCCAAGGACCGCAGCCACGAAGACATGGGCGCCGATGTCCCGGTGACTTATGTGCCGGCCCGCAATACCATCTTCCTGTCCTTTGCCCTGGGCTGGGCCGAGGTGCTGGGCGCTGACGATATCTTTATTGGCGTCAATGCCATGGATTACAGCGGCTATCCCGACTGCCGGCCCGAATTCATCAAGGCCTATGAAGTCATGGCCAACCTGGCCACCAGGGCCGGCACCCAGGATGCCCGGCATCTGACCATCCATACGCCGCTGATTGACATGACCAAGGGGGAGATTGTCAAAACCGGGCTTGCGCTCGGCGTTGATTACAGCCAGACCATAAGCTGCTATGATCCGGATGAACAGGGGCGCGCCTGCGGCCATTGTGATGCCTGCCAGCTGCGCCTGAAAGGATTTGCCGAAGCCGGCACCACTGACCCGGTCGCCTATCAGGACTAA